The following proteins are co-located in the Spirosoma montaniterrae genome:
- a CDS encoding helix-turn-helix transcriptional regulator, which yields MSTRKQPDPVDQEYQRIESFINDLFPPVEQLIYVVPPEVQQAELDTLRLGRRAEQLYFVVDLTSMSIIAAGGLQEIGYNSDSFTFRHYLSTIPSQGMLQLITLLGKLTFMMSAASDKPLVSFLNPKFIANVPITRADGQVVLVKRTISPWQYTQEGYITAYLSEMTILKPFENEPVMPRFINIPPNVEAEFNSMMAKLFANLPAKVNLFSPKQMVLLRLYVENEDELSAKELASLAGITVHTAHTHNRNILMKAKTMFGKSLQAKTARDVAIFLKRCGMLG from the coding sequence ATGAGCACTCGAAAACAGCCCGACCCGGTTGATCAGGAATATCAGCGTATCGAGTCATTTATCAATGATCTGTTCCCGCCTGTTGAACAGCTCATTTATGTGGTGCCACCTGAAGTGCAACAAGCTGAATTAGACACGCTGCGCTTAGGTCGCCGGGCCGAGCAATTGTATTTCGTGGTTGACCTGACCAGTATGTCGATTATAGCAGCGGGCGGTTTGCAGGAAATTGGCTATAACTCCGACTCATTTACGTTCCGCCATTATTTGTCAACTATTCCCTCGCAGGGCATGTTGCAGCTTATTACGTTGCTGGGTAAGCTGACGTTTATGATGTCGGCGGCATCAGATAAGCCATTGGTATCGTTTTTAAATCCGAAGTTCATTGCCAACGTACCTATTACCCGCGCCGATGGGCAGGTTGTTCTGGTAAAACGTACCATTTCGCCCTGGCAATACACGCAGGAAGGATATATTACGGCCTACCTGTCGGAGATGACTATTCTGAAACCGTTTGAAAACGAGCCGGTTATGCCCCGGTTTATTAATATTCCGCCGAATGTAGAAGCCGAATTCAATAGTATGATGGCGAAACTGTTCGCCAATTTACCGGCTAAAGTAAACCTGTTTTCCCCCAAGCAGATGGTTCTGCTGAGATTGTACGTTGAAAACGAAGACGAATTATCGGCCAAAGAATTAGCTTCACTGGCGGGCATTACCGTTCATACGGCCCATACGCACAACCGCAATATTCTGATGAAAGCGAAAACCATGTTCGGCAAGAGCCTACAGGCCAAAACCGCCCGCGACGTGGCTATCTTTCTGAAACGATGTGGTATGCTGGGCTGA